In the genome of Arthrobacter alpinus, the window GTAGAAATCATCATGGGTCCAGTTGTCCGCCGGCCGTGCGAGCCCGGCTTTTTGAAAGGCTCCGGTATTCATGTACATGTTGGCGCTATTGAAATCCAGTGGCAGCTGGAAAAGACTCCCCTGGTACATGAACGCCTCAACCAGGGACGGGTGGACGTCGTCGAAGTAGTCCTGCACATCAGTTTTGTCGCGCTTGATGAAGGCGTCCAGCGGTTCAGCTAGGCGTTCGGCGAATAGCTGGGCACCCTCCGTGGCCACCAAGACCACATCCGGCGATGTTCCTGCGGCGACCATGGTGAGGATCTTTGCAAAGAAGTCCCCCCAGTCCGCACCCTGAATGGCCTGAATCCTGACCTTGATGCCTGGATGGGCCGCGGAGAAGGCCTTCACCAAGTTGACCCGGCTTTCGGCGTCCTGGGCATTGCCCAGGATGGCGACATTGAGCGAATTCGTTCCCCGACCGGGGATGTCCGCTCCTGTCAGCCGGGGCCAGCTCGCCCCCACGGCGCCAACAGTGCCAGCGCCGAGTAGACCCAGCATCACCCGTCTTGATACGTCACTCATGTTGCCTCCTTGCAACTACCTAACTCGTGTTAGGAAGCATGACAGACTAGCCTAACGCGTGTCAAGCATGAGGCACGTCACATTTCAACCGGCGAGGTAACGGCCCGGAAACAGCGACGGCCCGCCCCGGTGCTGTATGCACCATGGACGGGCCGCTGCCACCCCGAAAGCCTAGCCAAACGCTGGATTCCACGTACCCAGTACGACGGCGGCACTCACCGACACCGCAGCAATCACCAAGCCCCCGGCCCCCACCCAGAGGTCCTGCCGGGAAAAAGCTGAAACCCGCGCCCAGGTGCGTGGCCCCGCACCGAAACCCTTGGCTTCCATGGTGACAGCCAGCCGCGTGGCACGCCGGACCGCCTGTACAAGCAACGCCATGGCCTGGCCCAGGTGAGCCTTGATCCCGCGAAGGAATCCGGGTTCGCCGCCCACGCCTCGGGCACGCCGGGCCATGCCGAGCGTTTGCCATTCCGCCACCAGGAGGCCGACCAGACGCATCGCGGCAAGCGCACCCAGGACAAAACGGTGCGGCAGGCGCAGCTTCTGCGCCAAGGCATCGGCCAAATCGGTGGGGTCAGTTGAAGCCAGCACAATGATTCCCGGCAACGCGATGGCCAGGCCACGCAGCGCGATGGCGACGCCGGCTTCCACGGATCCCGTGGTGAAGGCAACGGGACCCAGGGATAGCAGGAGTTCGCCCGTTTTGGGGGCCAACAGCGCCGTCCCGTATCCTCCCACAACGGCTGCGATCAAGATGGGCCAGCCCCGCATCAACAACATCCGCGCGCTCAAACCAGCCAAGGGCAACAGGGCAAATTCAAGCACCAAGGCTACGGTTGCCGACACCCAATCCACACTGATCAGCAGCACCAAAGTGACGGCCATGCCAGCCCCCAACTTTGCCAGCGGGTTGGCCCCGGCCAGCCATGCGGTGGAACGGGGTGTGGCAATAATGTCAACGCTCATCGTCGCACCCCCTGCACAACAGCTGCATCAGAGATCCGATGTGCTGCGCCGAGCTCCAGTTGCTTCCCGCCCAGCGCCGCACTGAAGGCGGCATCGTGTGTCACGGAGACAACCGCCGTTCCTGCATCCAAAAGTTCCGTCAGCAACGAGGCCAACTCCGCCCAAGTATTGGCGTCCTGCCCAAACGTGGGCTCATCCAAAATCAAGATCTGCGGACTGGCTGCCAAAACGGTGGCCACGGACAGCCTCCTTTTCTCGCCCCCGGAGAGTGTGAAGGGGTTCGCATCAGCCAGATGGTCAAGACGCAGCCGCGTCAGCAAATCATCCACCGAGTCGGCGCCGTGCCCCAAAAGTTTCGGCGCAAACAACAACTCATCACGGACACTATGGGCCACAAATTGATGTTCGGGCTCCTGAAAGACAGTGCCAATCCTGCTGATCAGCTGCCGACCACGCCATTTCAAGGGCGCGGCTCCCGCCCCGCGCGCCAGCTCCGGCAGCGCAAGCAATTCGCCGCCGGCCGGCGCAAGCAAACCCGCCAACGTCAACGCCAACGTCGACTTGCCCGCCCCATTCGGCCCGGTCACACTCAACGCCTCGCCAGCACGAACCTCCACGGAGGGCACCACGGCAACCGGTGCCACCGGATGGCGCCGCCGTCCCTTGGTGCGGGAGACGGCAAGAGCCGACGCCGTCAGCAAAAGGTGATTCCCGGCGTCGTCCATATCTCCGGATTGAGTTGCCCTGGGCCGGACGTGGGGAACACGTCCCGGCACCCAAATCCCGGCAGCAGCCAACAGCTCCCGGCTTTGCGCCATGACCGTTGCTGGCGGGCCATCGAAGAGGACACCGCCGGGCTCACCCATCCGGGAAGGGGCCAGGACCACAATCCTGTCCACCACCTCAAGCCACACAGAGACCCGATGCTCCACAACCACCAGGGTGGCGCCGGATTCATCCAGGCTGCGGCGCACGGCATCGCGCACCTCCACAACCCCATCCGGATCCAGATTGGCAGTGGGTTCATCCAGCAGCAGCAGTCCCGGGCGCATGGCCAACATGCCAGCCAGCCCAAGGCGCTGCTTCTGCCCGCCGGACAAGGCCGAACTCGGATGATCAAGGGGCAGATCCAAGCCCACGGACTCCAGTGCCGCACCCACCCGGTGCCAAATTTCCTCACGCGGCACGGAGAGGTTCTCCGCGCCGAACGCAACGTCGTCACCAATGCGCGAGAGCACCACCTGGGCGTCGGGATCTTGCTGCATCAGACCGGCCCGGCCACGGGATTCCGCCACAGGCCGGCCATCGATGAGCAATTCGCCCGTCTCATTGGCATCCTCGTCATCACCAAGCACACCCGCCAAGGCGTGCAGTAGCGTTGATTTCCCTGCGCCCGAGGGACCCAGCAAAAGAACCCGCTCCCCCGGTGAAATCTCCAGATCGAGATCCTGCACGGCGCGGCCGCCGCGGCCCGAATGCTGCCAGCCCCAGCCCTTGGCGCTAATGCGCACCGGCGCACCGGCATGCGCCGAACCCACAGTTACACCGCGCGTTCGGTGGCGGCGCCTCGTGATGGCAGGCTGGCAAGGGCGCCCGTCCGGGCCAGGCCACGCACGGCCAGCCAGGAAATCAGGCCGGCAATGACTGCGCCTGAAACCATGGCAAGGAGCACGTAGACGGCCTTCCATTCAAAGGCCCAGGCGACGTTCCAGACAATGCTGTCGTTGATGCCCATGGCCAACCCAGCCAGAGCACCAGCAAGGAGGGCTACGGGCAGGTTGAACTTCCGGTAGCGGAAGATGGCAAAGCCCAGCTCAGCACCAAGGCCCTGCACCAGGCCGGACAGCAGCACGGTGAAGCCAAAGTGTGTGCCCAAAAGGCCCTCGACCGTGGCCGCGATGAGTTCACAGTACAGAGCAGCTCCAGGCTTGCGGATGACCAATGCACCAAGGACGCCGGCGATCAGCCAGCCGCCACCGTACAGGGCTCCCAGTGGAGGGAATGCCACGGTGAGGGCGCTGACGACCCCGTAGCCGGCAGACCAAAGCCAGAAAATGACGCCCACGGCAACGCCAAGGACAGAGACCACAACAATGTCCACCACGCGCCAAGTGGACTTCTTGCTCTTTTGTGTTTCTTGCGCGGCGGATTCGCCCGCGAATGACTTACTCATGTTTCCTCCTTTTCAGGAGGGGCGGCCGCGGCGGTATTTCCGCGCAGCCGAAGAGAACTCGACTCCCTTCGCCGGTACTAGCCGGAGCAGGTTCGAGGGTCTGCGGCGAACCGCACTCTCAGCGCCGGATCCCAAGGTTAGGATGACGCTCCCCTGTCGTGTTTGAATTGCGGCTTAAGTTTACCCCTCGTCGCAACCCGGGAGCTAATGTCATGCGTCATGAGCCGCCGCAGTTTGCTGCAAGTCTCGTTTGCCGTGCAGCCTGTACCGGCTAGGCTGGCCTTAGGTTTCCGCCTTGTGCGGGCCGTGCCAAACACGTTAGGAGTCCTTCATGAACATTGTTTTGAAATTGCTCGGAACCGGGGTGAGCCTGGGTGCCGGGTTTGCTGCCAGCAAGCTCGTGGACACCGTCTGGGAGAAAAGCACCGGGAACAAGCCACCCAAGGACGGTGCCA includes:
- a CDS encoding energy-coupling factor transporter transmembrane component T family protein, which gives rise to MSVDIIATPRSTAWLAGANPLAKLGAGMAVTLVLLISVDWVSATVALVLEFALLPLAGLSARMLLMRGWPILIAAVVGGYGTALLAPKTGELLLSLGPVAFTTGSVEAGVAIALRGLAIALPGIIVLASTDPTDLADALAQKLRLPHRFVLGALAAMRLVGLLVAEWQTLGMARRARGVGGEPGFLRGIKAHLGQAMALLVQAVRRATRLAVTMEAKGFGAGPRTWARVSAFSRQDLWVGAGGLVIAAVSVSAAVVLGTWNPAFG
- a CDS encoding ECF transporter S component, which codes for MSKSFAGESAAQETQKSKKSTWRVVDIVVVSVLGVAVGVIFWLWSAGYGVVSALTVAFPPLGALYGGGWLIAGVLGALVIRKPGAALYCELIAATVEGLLGTHFGFTVLLSGLVQGLGAELGFAIFRYRKFNLPVALLAGALAGLAMGINDSIVWNVAWAFEWKAVYVLLAMVSGAVIAGLISWLAVRGLARTGALASLPSRGAATERAV
- a CDS encoding ABC transporter ATP-binding protein, whose amino-acid sequence is MGSAHAGAPVRISAKGWGWQHSGRGGRAVQDLDLEISPGERVLLLGPSGAGKSTLLHALAGVLGDDEDANETGELLIDGRPVAESRGRAGLMQQDPDAQVVLSRIGDDVAFGAENLSVPREEIWHRVGAALESVGLDLPLDHPSSALSGGQKQRLGLAGMLAMRPGLLLLDEPTANLDPDGVVEVRDAVRRSLDESGATLVVVEHRVSVWLEVVDRIVVLAPSRMGEPGGVLFDGPPATVMAQSRELLAAAGIWVPGRVPHVRPRATQSGDMDDAGNHLLLTASALAVSRTKGRRRHPVAPVAVVPSVEVRAGEALSVTGPNGAGKSTLALTLAGLLAPAGGELLALPELARGAGAAPLKWRGRQLISRIGTVFQEPEHQFVAHSVRDELLFAPKLLGHGADSVDDLLTRLRLDHLADANPFTLSGGEKRRLSVATVLAASPQILILDEPTFGQDANTWAELASLLTELLDAGTAVVSVTHDAAFSAALGGKQLELGAAHRISDAAVVQGVRR